The following are encoded in a window of Candidatus Lokiarchaeota archaeon genomic DNA:
- a CDS encoding PhzF family phenazine biosynthesis isomerase, whose protein sequence is MPHEYELDVVHADAFTDVPYGGNPATVILGADKLSRDTMHKISTEFNVRETVFVSDSDVADYRFRYMTPDREINFSGHATVAAFHALLSEGVAETTNQITMFTLETNTGVFEVEAVRDERSQVYEIQITHQPPQFLTTYDPKDYANALGLTLADIMAPKPVQTVSTGTPHLMIPVSTYRSLERIRPDWNALEEMRRDSDYVSIQVFSRDTREETSDAHARHFAPGLGVPEDPVSGSAAGGMASYMVRYGMMDSSNPVTSIVIEQGDFLGRPGKIYVEIRGNEDKIEQVKVSGKAVTVLRGKLYI, encoded by the coding sequence ATGCCTCACGAATACGAGCTTGATGTCGTGCATGCCGATGCGTTTACGGATGTACCGTATGGTGGTAATCCAGCAACAGTCATTCTGGGTGCTGATAAACTGAGTCGGGACACGATGCATAAGATATCAACTGAGTTCAACGTGCGGGAGACTGTATTTGTATCAGACTCTGATGTTGCAGACTATCGTTTCAGATACATGACACCAGACCGGGAAATCAATTTCTCAGGGCACGCTACGGTGGCTGCCTTTCATGCACTGCTGAGTGAAGGTGTCGCGGAGACAACCAATCAAATCACTATGTTCACGCTTGAGACAAATACAGGCGTGTTTGAGGTAGAAGCCGTACGGGATGAACGCTCTCAAGTATACGAAATCCAGATTACACATCAACCACCGCAGTTCCTGACCACCTATGATCCAAAGGATTACGCTAATGCACTCGGTCTGACTCTGGCCGATATCATGGCTCCAAAACCAGTTCAAACCGTCTCTACGGGAACACCGCACCTGATGATTCCTGTCAGCACATATAGATCTCTTGAACGAATTCGCCCAGATTGGAATGCTCTTGAGGAAATGCGAAGAGATTCCGACTATGTATCTATCCAAGTCTTCAGTCGTGATACACGGGAGGAAACCTCTGATGCCCATGCTCGGCATTTTGCGCCTGGCTTGGGAGTTCCTGAAGACCCAGTAAGTGGTTCCGCAGCAGGCGGCATGGCCTCGTACATGGTACGGTATGGGATGATGGATTCATCAAACCCCGTCACAAGCATAGTTATCGAACAAGGTGACTTCTTGGGCCGTCCTGGAAAAATCTATGTAGAAATCAGAGGAAACGAAGACAAAATCGAACAGGTCAAGGTAAGTGGTAAGGCTGTAACCGTCTTACGGGGCAAACTGTATATCTAG
- a CDS encoding extracellular solute-binding protein encodes MASGAELEKGRNMKTIALAVIVIAIVGAGAVFFILNQGAPEEQGIALTILTRHDTAIHTAYEEAFLASDIAEEYGITDLKWKTQAPQFWDDVVEAGGVDVLWGGGPTLFDQMQRDEYLKPLTSDYMQEVLDRVPDTIAGAAMKRKNDENETIWVAAAISSFGFTVNHNFLDEYELPTPNNWTHLSKPIWGSLLPTATIAMGNAPKTTSNTRIYEIITQGMGWDEGWTTMARMAGSARLYQGSVETQAAAENGDVGVSMSIDFYGYTTQANNPDCEYILPEGESIVNGDPIAISHNTEHLNASRAFLDYVLSAEGQSLWLSEGIRRMPVLESAFQTELGQENTGLYTLFNQTLENEGIEFNETLSVNINTAFTAYFEAVFNDPHDELVDTWKAIVDAYYAEDITLEQLNQLAAQMGEPVTVNVDGDDHKFTTDYAEEINEQMIYDSEFYDSMQQLWRDAAIDQYSQVLSDLNSMIGS; translated from the coding sequence ATGGCCTCTGGAGCAGAACTAGAAAAAGGACGGAACATGAAGACGATTGCGCTCGCGGTTATTGTGATTGCTATCGTAGGGGCAGGAGCGGTGTTCTTTATCTTAAATCAAGGAGCACCTGAAGAACAAGGTATAGCTCTTACGATACTTACACGACATGATACAGCAATACATACCGCTTATGAAGAAGCCTTTCTTGCTTCTGACATTGCCGAAGAATATGGTATCACCGATTTGAAGTGGAAAACACAAGCACCTCAATTTTGGGACGATGTGGTAGAAGCAGGTGGTGTTGATGTGTTATGGGGCGGTGGACCTACACTCTTCGATCAAATGCAGAGAGACGAGTATCTCAAGCCGCTTACAAGTGACTACATGCAGGAAGTACTTGACAGAGTTCCTGACACTATTGCTGGCGCTGCGATGAAGCGGAAAAACGATGAAAATGAAACAATTTGGGTTGCAGCAGCGATTTCCTCATTTGGGTTCACAGTAAATCATAATTTCCTAGATGAGTACGAGTTGCCCACACCAAACAACTGGACTCACCTTTCCAAGCCTATATGGGGGAGTCTTCTTCCCACCGCTACAATCGCAATGGGTAACGCACCAAAGACCACATCCAATACCAGGATCTACGAGATTATCACTCAAGGTATGGGTTGGGATGAGGGTTGGACTACTATGGCTCGAATGGCAGGTAGCGCTAGGCTCTATCAAGGATCTGTAGAGACTCAGGCCGCCGCTGAAAACGGAGATGTTGGTGTATCCATGTCTATCGACTTCTATGGTTATACAACACAGGCCAACAACCCCGACTGTGAGTACATCCTCCCTGAAGGCGAATCGATTGTGAACGGTGACCCAATTGCTATATCGCACAATACCGAGCATCTGAATGCCTCTCGAGCATTCTTGGATTACGTTCTCTCAGCAGAAGGACAATCACTCTGGTTGAGTGAAGGAATCCGGAGAATGCCTGTACTTGAGTCAGCTTTTCAAACCGAGCTCGGGCAAGAAAACACCGGCTTGTACACGTTATTCAATCAGACCCTAGAAAATGAAGGCATTGAGTTCAACGAGACTCTGTCGGTCAATATAAACACGGCTTTCACCGCCTATTTCGAGGCCGTATTCAACGACCCTCATGACGAGCTTGTGGACACATGGAAAGCGATTGTTGATGCCTACTACGCTGAGGATATCACTCTAGAACAGCTCAATCAACTGGCAGCTCAGATGGGTGAGCCGGTTACGGTGAACGTAGATGGCGATGACCACAAGTTCACTACCGATTACGCCGAAGAGATAAACGAACAGATGATCTACGATTCTGAGTTCTACGACTCTATGCAACAGTTGTGGAGAGACGCAGCAATAGACCAGTATTCACAGGTCCTGTCCGATTTGAACTCTATGATTGGTTCCTAG
- a CDS encoding ABC transporter permease subunit → MERRSNRPVFTGPVRFELYDWFLETSIKHEGSERVTETDEIQREADVSELKEPRHPLVNFLYSFFGGIAGFFVSIGTRIKGFFVSLRNGIVRIGRFLKNPRENASSLKEGLSETISSGWSRFRREMDPLSIVQLVAIVAVFGIFLVAPLLSVVWGTFFTEDGFTLDIILNLFTNASFVPQWRPEDFNIIQYNPEAGIRYIYGIEMGVILNSVYSAVIVTGIAVILGTGFAFLVARYDFTGKGILRTILLFPMLSTPFIGAIGIKWFLGANGVLNNTAYQLFSFFGLTWTRLEFRGIAAIIIVQGLSFFSLVYLNAYSSFMGIDPSLEEQAENLGASGFQLFRTVTLPLAMPGIQAGAILTFILSIEDLGTPIVYAEDPQAQRVLAYQVFDSIAAESGSINPLGPAIGMLLLVFALVGFLAIRKYASLRSYTSASKGGQWNPRTRTLSKKTTALLYIILIPVLFYALIPQISVILLSVSKYQSASIIPVFTLSHYNVLGDPSIQNAILRTLGYAGLATIFIVLLGVSAAYIISRRDIPGRTALDLLVTSPIALPGIVIATGYFTLFYNTPIFPMDYPMILIIIAYTVRKFPFTVRAAYAGLQQTPERLEEASMSVGANKNQTFAKIVIPLIGVSVLAGSLLSFVYSVSEVSTSILLGSANYYQAPLTYWVKDVRAGLPPLYGRGPAAVLGVLMMALQMAVIAITNAVLKTRASAMTGI, encoded by the coding sequence GTGGAGAGACGCAGCAATAGACCAGTATTCACAGGTCCTGTCCGATTTGAACTCTATGATTGGTTCCTAGAAACAAGTATCAAGCATGAAGGAAGTGAACGAGTGACAGAAACGGATGAGATACAGAGAGAAGCTGATGTGTCTGAGCTAAAGGAACCACGACATCCACTCGTTAACTTCCTTTACTCATTTTTTGGGGGGATAGCAGGATTTTTTGTTTCAATAGGTACCAGAATCAAGGGCTTCTTTGTTTCCCTTCGAAATGGAATTGTTCGAATTGGTCGATTTCTAAAGAATCCACGCGAAAATGCAAGCTCTTTGAAAGAAGGGCTTTCAGAGACAATTAGTAGTGGCTGGAGTAGATTCCGAAGAGAGATGGATCCACTTTCGATAGTCCAGCTCGTTGCTATTGTAGCTGTATTTGGTATTTTTCTCGTGGCACCTCTGCTGAGTGTTGTCTGGGGTACATTCTTCACTGAGGATGGTTTCACACTCGATATAATCCTCAATTTGTTTACAAATGCCTCATTTGTCCCTCAATGGCGACCAGAGGATTTCAACATCATTCAATACAATCCCGAAGCTGGTATTCGGTATATCTACGGGATTGAAATGGGCGTCATTTTGAATTCTGTATACTCCGCCGTTATAGTCACTGGAATAGCTGTTATTCTAGGGACTGGTTTTGCGTTCCTTGTGGCACGCTACGATTTCACAGGCAAGGGCATCCTTCGAACTATCCTCCTATTTCCAATGCTTTCAACCCCCTTTATTGGCGCTATAGGAATCAAGTGGTTCCTTGGAGCAAATGGTGTTCTCAACAATACGGCATATCAACTGTTCTCTTTCTTTGGGCTGACTTGGACCAGACTCGAATTCAGAGGAATAGCCGCCATTATTATTGTACAGGGGCTCTCATTCTTTTCGCTTGTTTATCTCAATGCATATTCCTCTTTCATGGGGATTGATCCATCCCTTGAGGAACAGGCTGAGAATCTGGGGGCATCAGGTTTTCAACTCTTTAGAACAGTAACTCTTCCTTTAGCAATGCCCGGTATTCAGGCTGGAGCCATACTTACCTTCATCCTCAGCATCGAAGACTTAGGAACCCCCATTGTATATGCGGAAGATCCTCAAGCTCAAAGAGTTTTAGCCTATCAAGTTTTTGACAGTATAGCCGCTGAATCGGGATCTATCAATCCCCTCGGCCCCGCTATTGGCATGTTACTCCTAGTTTTTGCTTTGGTTGGTTTCCTAGCGATTCGGAAATATGCTAGTCTGCGCAGCTATACCTCTGCAAGCAAGGGTGGTCAGTGGAATCCTCGAACACGAACTTTGAGCAAGAAGACTACCGCCTTATTGTACATAATTCTAATACCCGTTCTCTTCTATGCGTTGATTCCACAAATCAGTGTCATACTTCTTTCCGTATCCAAGTATCAATCAGCCTCTATCATTCCTGTTTTCACATTGTCTCACTATAACGTCTTGGGGGATCCAAGTATTCAAAATGCAATACTTAGGACTCTTGGATACGCCGGTCTTGCGACAATCTTTATCGTATTACTTGGTGTTTCTGCGGCCTATATCATCTCCAGACGGGATATTCCTGGGCGTACCGCACTAGATTTATTGGTTACCTCACCAATTGCTTTACCAGGTATTGTTATTGCGACTGGCTACTTCACGTTGTTCTACAACACTCCCATTTTCCCCATGGACTATCCCATGATTCTGATTATTATTGCGTATACTGTTCGGAAATTTCCGTTTACAGTACGAGCTGCATATGCTGGGTTACAACAGACTCCAGAACGACTGGAAGAAGCTTCCATGAGTGTGGGAGCAAACAAAAACCAAACCTTTGCAAAAATCGTCATTCCTCTAATCGGCGTGAGTGTACTGGCTGGTTCATTGTTATCCTTCGTATATTCGGTTAGTGAAGTAAGTACAAGTATTCTTCTAGGTTCAGCAAATTACTATCAGGCACCTTTGACATATTGGGTCAAAGATGTTAGGGCCGGTTTACCTCCCTTATATGGTCGAGGGCCGGCTGCTGTGTTAGGTGTACTTATGATGGCACTACAAATGGCAGTAATAGCTATTACCAACGCGGTTCTCAAGACAAGAGCATCCGCAATGACAGGCATCTAG
- a CDS encoding ATP-binding cassette domain-containing protein, whose translation MVSIRLDNLRKTFGNVIATDDVNITLEDGKLSTLLGPSGCGKTTLLRLIAGFLEPDRGEIYFDNEEMTDIPPYERKTGMVFQNYALWPHMSVFDNIAYGLKMKRIDGMRYTKDAIKDRVEAALELVHMEGLGDRNPHQLSGGQQQRVALARALVIEPDVLLLDEPLSNLDAKLRNEMRQEIIRIQRELGITTVYVTHDQVEALSISDMVAVISEGYIQQYGTPREIYHHPQTVFVADFIGKCTFLDGTIESMNEYIRVKLPDGQIVSGETTIPEYPFEIGEKVRCAVRPEDLILEQSDPRDNKVEGKVSEVIYIGSDVEVHFEVGDISAVALLPPETSRDRGERITLYAPRPDVMVLPLGGVEALRKVPDHPLIARHQSAEASA comes from the coding sequence ATGGTATCAATCAGACTCGACAATCTTCGCAAAACCTTTGGAAACGTTATTGCGACTGATGACGTGAATATTACGCTTGAAGACGGGAAACTTTCTACTCTCTTAGGTCCATCTGGCTGTGGAAAGACCACTCTACTTCGACTCATCGCTGGCTTTCTAGAGCCTGACCGAGGAGAAATCTACTTCGATAACGAAGAAATGACAGATATCCCTCCGTATGAGCGCAAAACCGGCATGGTTTTCCAGAACTACGCGCTTTGGCCCCATATGTCAGTTTTTGATAACATTGCATATGGCCTCAAAATGAAGCGGATTGATGGAATGCGATACACAAAGGATGCGATAAAGGATCGAGTAGAAGCAGCCTTGGAGCTTGTACATATGGAAGGCCTAGGTGATAGAAACCCTCACCAACTCAGTGGAGGTCAACAGCAACGAGTAGCTCTGGCACGAGCATTGGTTATAGAACCTGACGTACTTCTTCTTGATGAGCCACTATCAAATCTTGATGCAAAATTGAGAAATGAGATGCGACAAGAGATTATTAGAATCCAGCGAGAGCTTGGCATAACAACGGTTTACGTAACCCATGATCAGGTAGAAGCGTTGAGCATCTCAGATATGGTGGCCGTCATTAGCGAAGGGTATATCCAGCAATACGGAACACCTCGTGAAATCTACCATCATCCCCAGACCGTATTTGTTGCCGACTTTATTGGCAAGTGTACCTTCCTTGATGGAACGATTGAATCAATGAACGAGTACATACGGGTTAAACTTCCTGATGGCCAAATTGTATCCGGCGAAACAACAATCCCTGAGTATCCGTTTGAAATCGGTGAGAAGGTTAGATGTGCGGTTCGACCTGAGGATCTTATTCTCGAACAATCTGATCCCCGGGATAACAAGGTAGAAGGGAAAGTAAGTGAAGTCATATACATTGGCAGCGATGTCGAGGTGCATTTCGAAGTTGGAGATATATCGGCTGTTGCCTTGCTACCCCCCGAAACAAGCCGAGACCGTGGAGAACGCATAACACTCTATGCTCCTCGACCGGATGTGATGGTTCTGCCATTGGGTGGAGTTGAGGCTTTGAGAAAGGTTCCTGATCATCCACTCATTGCACGTCATCAGAGTGCTGAAGCGAGTGCCTGA